From one Alosa alosa isolate M-15738 ecotype Scorff River chromosome 5, AALO_Geno_1.1, whole genome shotgun sequence genomic stretch:
- the surf4l gene encoding surfeit 4, like, translated as MAHNSLMSVAEDVADQFLRVTKRYLPHVARLCLISTFLEDGLRMWLQWREQKDYIEATWSCGAFLASIFVILNLLGQLGGCVLILSRNFVEYACFGLFGIIGLQTIAYSILWDPKFLMRNLALGGGLLLLLAECRVAGRTVFAGVPSVRETSPKQYMQLGGRVLLVLMFMTLLHFDANFFSILQNLVGTALIVLVAVGFKTKLAALTLVIWLLIINASFNAFWNIPSHKPMHDFLKYDFFQTTSVIGGLLLVVARGPGGVSMDEKKKEW; from the exons ATGGCACACAACAGTCTAATGAGCGTTGCGGAGGACGTGGCGGACCAG TTCCTGCGCGTGACCAAGCGCTACCTGCCGCACGTAGCTCGTCTGTGCCTCATCAGCACGTTCCTGGAGGATGGCCTGCGCATGTGGCTGCAGTGGCGCGAGCAGAAGGACTACATCGAGGCCACCTGGAGCTGTGGAGCCTTCCTCGCCTCCATCTTCGTCATCCTCAACCTGCTCGGACAGCTGG GTGGCTGTGTTCTGATCCTAAGTAGAAACTTTGTGGAGTACGCCTGCTTCGGCTTATTCGGCATCATTGGTCTTCAG ACTATCGCCTACAGCATACTATGGGATCCGAAGTTCCTTATGAG GAACCTTGCGCTGGGTGgggggctgctgctgttgctggcgGAGTGTCGTGTGGCGGGCCGGACGGTGTTCGCGGGGGTCCCCAGCGTCCGGGAGACGTCCCCTAAACAGTACATGCAGCTGGGCGGACGCGTGCTGCTCGTGCTCATGTTCATGACCCTGCTGCACTTCGACGCCAACTTCTTctct aTCCTGCAGAACCTGGTGGGCACAGCCCTGATTGTGCTGGTGGCCGTGGGCTTCAAGACCAAGCTGGCGGCGCTGACACTGGTCATCTGGCTGCTCATCATCAACGCGTCCTTCAACGCTTTCTGGAACATTCCGTCCCACAAGCCCATGCACGACTTCCTGAAGTACGACTTCTTCCAGACCACGTCGGTGATCGGCGGCCTGCTGCTCGTGGTGGCGCGCGGCCCGGGGGGCGTGTCCATGGACGAGAAGAAGAAGGAGTGGTGA